The genomic segment TCTTCCTTCCACAGTGACTGGAAACCTGCAGTGCAgttgttttaacttgttttgacagccaatcacagctctcTCTTCCTAAGAGGTTGATTGGAAACAGGTGGAGGTAACAAGGCTGGGCTCATTATGAAACACAGgtgttcaaaaaaagtccttctTTTAGTGTCTTCTTCGtcatgaaaatgcaaacaaaattgTCAatgttttaagacttttttaAGAGACTTCTTCATTCAAGTTAACAAAGTGGTATTATTTTAGTCACTGTACATAAATCTACCAGGTTTGGAGAATCAAAAACTAGCTGGATGGAATAATGTGCATGAGTTCTTGTTtaatttcctttaaaaacacaaactgtattcAGAGATATTTTGGGGttcttttgtttacattgaagaggttcttagatgttataaccgatacccccacccaacgcggatattacattgagtgacggctgttctacgacctaatcTTTAGGCTTTCGAACGGACccccaaaatctacacgcaagaccgTCTCAGCCTGCTTAGGGAGCCTAGTTACACGTCTCTTGGGTCTATGTGTCCCGACgaccggatattagcaggaCTATCTGTGTGAATAGTgacctattcaacatgtccttccatgttgtacattgcaatataaacacagcagctttcatcaAAATTCACCAATCAAGGTCAAATGATTATCTACTGTcggcatatctcaaggagaggagtcttcttacctgagggggggctacttagatgatctcagagaggagcaacacaggaatttggttggaatgtacaaaatacaacccagttttattggagtttcATCAAAAGatcaaatgaatacaaaatgttcaaaaagaagaaaatataaaaaccaaGTCTCACAAACAACCAAGGACCCCGCGACCCGGAGGTCttcctctgcacaaacacagttatTGGGTAACAACACATGAgatcacaaaatacattttccatacGTTAACAAAGCACGCTTCAACTTCCGTGTTTAACGAGGCGCCTGCAGGCACCGAAGCAACCGTGCGTTTGCAGAAACCCCCGGCGTGTGGCCGTATCTTCAACTGTCGTTTTAGCGATTTCATAAAGGCGTAAAGTCTGGCCCCATACTGGGGGGACAGGTCACCTAAAGTACATCTTGACCTGAACTgttaaacttaatttgaactgttgctttgaaaagagggggggggggggtatgactGGGACACAACGCAGGTGGATTGCTCAACAACATTGACCCATCTTTTGAGTGCAGGCATTCTGCAGGTCAGTCATTGTGTTTGCCCTCTTGTCTTGGGTAGGTTTGCTTCACttgtttaatttctttaatGTGCTGAAAATCAGGTAAgtggaaaaacaatatttcttatgttaatttatttacaatttttaaaacattaatgtTTCATATCAGGTTTCAACACTCCCACAGAGTTGCCAGTGAGTGCCACCCAACGAAATGAACGAAATCCATTTTATTTCTCCAAAGTCCACGAAAAGCAAGCATGAAATTCTTGGAATTGACTCGAAGATCGATTTTAGGATGAGACTGAGGCTGGAGCATGGACTTGGGCTGGTAGCAAGGTGGCTGGGGCATAGACTGTGGTTGATGAGCATATGTGTGTCTTTTGGGAATGTGGAAAAAACATAATTCTACTCAGTTCCAAGACCGCCTTGATTTTGATGTCAGGCGGTTCCCTCTAGTGGCAGAAAGAAACACCATCATGGCCTCATTGGGTGCCCTAACTGTCTCTCAGTGAACGTTAAACAATAGATAAATGATCAAGTTGCAGCCGATGGTGGTTTGATGACAGGCACATTAAGTTATTATAATGGCTGAACCAGAGTAATTCAGGAGGCCAACAAAATAACACTTACCACTATCAGTGCAAAAAGTATGTCACGTATCAGAACAGGACTTTCCCATAAATCTTAACCAGCAAGATTTACTGTTAAAGTTACAATCTTTTAACTTCAGTCTGTTGCACAGTAGACAGGGTCAGTTGTTCCTCAAATAGTCAGGGGGGGATACAAGGGAACTCAACTGTCGCTGATCCGAGTTTAAGACCAATGGTTGACAAGTAACTTGAAGGCCGTCATTGAGGTATAACATGTACATGTCgaacaaatgaaaatatatacaaatgttTGGCTGTTTGTCCAAGTCACCGTTTGACAAACTGATGTTTTGTGGGGATACAATTTCAATGTAGCTTGAACAGCTGTGAAATcagtaatatttaaaataatgtgcCCATTTAGTAAAAGACTTCTACATAgggttttatttgttcagcCTCACTGCTTATCCGAGCAGAAATCTAACTGAGCCTAGCTTCTTGACAGACCAGAAGGATGTCCAGGTCAGCTGAAGatcagagacaaaaaaaacaaaaaagtcactGAATAAATCAGGGTTCCAGTACCTATTAAAAGGGTTAAAACTTGACAGCTGATGCAAGGAAAGTTGGCGTTTCATCTTTTAATCTTGTCCCAGAGGTGATTAGGCTTCTTGGCTCATTTGTGCAGCTCAAATACAGTCCAATCATTGCTGAACTAAACATGTCATGTTTGACTTACCATTTATGGTAGGTGCAGCATAGAGAAACCTTTATTGCATTCAATGTCAGATTCACTCAAATCCACCATGATCAAAATCTGCCTATAAGCCCTTGTGGATTTTAGAGTTTCAAATGGCCGAAAATGCGCCAAAACCTTGCAGACTACGGCACAAATGTCATTTCAACTTGAAAGTAATTTAGTTTCCAGAccagtgtaaaacaaaatgcattttatttctccAAGGATTGTCATGGTACAAGCATGAAGTCAAGGCCCATCAgatctgaaatgacaggagTAGTCAGTGGCAATTAGTTGGTTTAACCTGAAGCGGCAGTAAGCAAAATGAAAGCATATAACATTTAGGCTGTTAGCATGAGCTGACTGAACTACACTTACCCTTCAGTTTATGCTCTAGTTAGAGTTGTAGCCCAGTCCTCCTTTACTTCCATAGTTGACATGGGTCCCACTCAGTCTAAAAGCCAAAAATCACAATGCCTTGAGAACTAAGTGTCAACTTAGAAATGAActacaagaaaaatgacatgtaaaCCCACCCTGTTGAATCTCCTGTGCTGGGTGCAGCTTCTGTCTGGGCAGGAAGACGAGAGCCAGAAttgctgctgggcaggtagcgaggctgctgaggctggggctggggctgtggcttgggttggtagcgaggctgctggggctggggctggggctgtggcttgggttggtagcgaggctgctggggctggggctggggctggggcttgggttggtagcgaggctgctggggctggggctggggctggggcttgggttggtagcgaggctgctggggctggggctggggctggggctgtggcttgggttggtagcgaggctgctggggctggggctggggctgtggcttgggttggtagcgaggctgctggggctggggctggggctgtggcttgggttggtagcgaggctgctggggctggggctggggctggggttggtagcgaggctgctggggctggggctggggctggggttggtagcgaggctgctggggctggggctggggctggggcttgggttggtagcgaggctgctggggctggggctggggctggggcttgggttggtagcgaggctgctggggctggggctggggctggggcttgggttggtagcgaggctgctggggctggggctggggctggggctggggctggggcttgggttggtagcgaggctgctggggctggggctggggctggggcttgggttggtagcgaggctgctgaggctggggctggggctggggcttgggttggtagcgaggctgctgaggctggggctggggcttgggttggtagcgaggctgctgaggctggggctggggctggggcttgggttggtagcgaggctgctggggctggggctggggcttgggttggtagcgaggctgctggggctggggctggggcttgggttggtagcgaggctgctggggctggggctggggcttgggttggtagcgaggctgctggggctggggctggggcttgggttggtagcgaggctgctggggctggggctggggcttgggttggtagcgaggctgctggggctggggctggggcttgggttggtagcgaggctgctggggctggggctggggcttgggttggtagcgaggctgctggggctggggctggggcttgggttggtagcgaggctgctggggctggggctggggcttgggttggtagcgaggctgctggggctggggctggggcttgggttggtagcgaggctgctggggctggggctggggcttgggttggtagcgaggctgctggggctggggctggggcttgggttggtagcgaggctgctggggctggggcttgggttggtagcgaggctgctggggctggggctggggctggggcttgggttggtagcgaggctgctggggctggggctggggctggggcttgggttggtagcgaggctg from the Enoplosus armatus isolate fEnoArm2 chromosome 4, fEnoArm2.hap1, whole genome shotgun sequence genome contains:
- the LOC139283744 gene encoding uncharacterized protein, coding for MASFFSVVLLWLLLIGELQANMKSSYHGFEPDTWDMSYQPQVRSYQPKPQKPQPQPQPQQPRYQPKPQPQPQPQQPRYQPKPQPQPQPQQPRYQPKPQPQPQPQQPRYQPKPQPQPQPQQPRYQPKPQPQQPRYQPKPQPQPQQPRYQPKPQPQPQQPRYQPKPQPQPQQPRYQPKPQPQPQQPRYQPKPQPQPQQPRYQPKPQPQPQQPRYQPKPQPQPQQPRYQPKPQPQPQQPRYQPKPQPQPQQPRYQPKPQPQPQQPRYQPKPQPQPQQPRYQPKPQPQPQQPRYQPKPQPQPQPQQPRYQPKPQPQPQQPRYQPKPQPQPQPQQPRYQPKPQPQPQPQQPRYQPKPQPQPQPQPQPQQPRYQPKPQPQPQPQQPRYQPKPQPQPQPQQPRYQPKPQPQPQPQQPRYQPQPQPQPQQPRYQPQPQPQPQQPRYQPKPQPQPQPQQPRYQPKPQPQPQPQQPRYQPKPQPQPQPQPQQPRYQPKPQPQPQPQQPRYQPKPQPQPQPQQPRYQPKPQPQPQPQQPRYQPKPQPQPQPQQPRYLPSSNSGSRLPAQTEAAPSTGDSTGWVYMSFFL